In the genome of Bacteroidota bacterium, the window TTTCGAATCTTTCATCAACAAAAGCCTTGAAAGAATTGACCGAAAGTTATGGCGGCAAATATTTCGCATCGGCAGTAGGTGAAGTGAATGTGGTTGAAATGATGAAAGACCAAAATGCAATCATTGGAGGAGAAGGCAACGGGGGGATTATTTATCCTAAATTGCATTATGGAAGGGATGCTTTAGTAGGAATCGCTCTATTTCTTACTTATTTAGCAAAAACAAAATTGAAATGTTCAGCATTGAGAGCTAAATACCCGGAGTATTATATTTCTAAAAATAAAATCACATTGCCCAAAGGGATTGATGTCGATCAAATTTTAAAATCTGTTCAGGAGATATATAAGCATGAGGATCTCATCACTATTGATGGAGTAAAAATTAATTTTACGAACGAATGGGTTCATTTGCGTAAATCAAATACAGAGCCCATCATTCGGATTTACGCGGAAAGTGACACGAAAGAAATGGCAGATTTGCTGGCCTTAAGAATAATTAACGAAATTCAAAATCTTATTCAATGATCAAAATTTGGTCGTATTAAAATTTTCTTAACTTAGTGTTTTATAATTCAATCAGACCCGGATGCCTGTAAAACGTAAACGAAAAGCACGAAAAACTATTTATAAAATAATAGATTTCAAGTTGAGTGCCCGTCAGAAAAAATCTTTGAGAAATTATTGCATGGCACGTAAAACTACTCCTACCAAGTTAATCAAGAAGATGATTGCTCCCTTCATAAATAGTTATGCGGATAGCGTTCCTGATGAACTTTATAATACTGCAAATCAGTTGGATTTGTTTGAAGAGTAAGTTAGTCCCAGAACAAATCAATAATCTTGTCGGTTAAATTACCATATCTAACATTACTCGAATTAGAAAGAATAACGATAATTAAACCTGAATCCGGATAAATTCTCATTACAGAAATACCTCCCACAGAACCTCCTGTATGTCCGTAATATTTTCGTTGGTTACTGTCCTCTCCCTGACTCCAGCCAATTCCATAAGAAGTAATATCGCCATTTTTTAAATGCTGTGGTGTGATGAATGTCATAAGCGTAGTGTCATGCAAAATTCCTCCTTTAGTATGGGCCAAGGCAAATTTGGCAATATCCTCAGAAGTTGAGATGAATCCACCTCCAGCCCACTTATAACTGTTATCAACATAAGTGGCATTAATGATTTTTTTATTTTCATCAAGCTGATAGAACCTTGTTCTGAATGGAATAATGCTGTCGTTGTAATCTGCTGTTGTATTTGTCAATCCAGTTTTTTCAATCACATTTCGATTCATGAAATCCAGAAAGTTTTCACCGCTGGCAGACTCTATAACTGCAGATAGCAAA includes:
- a CDS encoding beta-lactamase family protein, with the translated sequence VFLTACIPTNEKQTDEILASELIEKLMTEQNIPGISITVTKNHKFLMSKGFGFSDLETQVPVISNRTKFRIGSISKPLTANAMAQLYEAGKLDLDAPIQKYVPDFPIKKHPITVRQVAGHIAGIHHYLSDSEMLSAKRYNSVTESLNIFKNDTLLFEPGTKYLYSSYGWNLLSAVIESASGENFLDFMNRNVIEKTGLTNTTADYNDSIIPFRTRFYQLDENKKIINATYVDNSYKWAGGGFISTSEDIAKFALAHTKGGILHDTTLMTFITPQHLKNGDITSYGIGWSQGEDSNQRKYYGHTGGSVGGISVMRIYPDSGLIIVILSNSSNVRYGNLTDKIIDLFWD